In the genome of Xyrauchen texanus isolate HMW12.3.18 chromosome 33, RBS_HiC_50CHRs, whole genome shotgun sequence, one region contains:
- the LOC127626837 gene encoding eomesodermin-like — translation MGGIGRHFYLNMLNGTDAQSFTKDAELNSHLHRNRELQDSIPNAQDSFSLPFHAEHHQSVSGGFGSQTGRFYSPAPLGSCHFNTRSGTGQTYVSTGADAYSTNGKEVYPSSLDGYPAPFQHGYPRTPMYSLPGLQVSGKTQVVLNNYPLWAKFHKYQTEMIITKQGRRMFPFLSFNISLLDPSAHYNIYVDVILADQQHWRYQGGKWVQCGKAEGNMPGNRMYMHPDSPNSGNHWMRQEVSFGKLKLTNNKGSSNNVAQMIVLQSLHKYQPRLHIVEVKEDGMVDPFLTSKSQIFVFPETQFIAVTAYQNADITQLKIDHNPFAKGFRDNYDTLYAPHDSDRLTPSPTEGQQLLTGSCYPHQPYLSDQYMSPLPQSRFYGREPISMAQQCPKDPAASPHSRWYLSSQQGPNCLDFNAYDSEYASNSLYKPIALQTSPHHPLSYYSESPFASGALSGASPGPWSSGRPSPQYLNHPHHGKPGSSLSWFRTITSPATSSSPSATSSRFHSSPSLLELQRQPLLQDKSKDSGEDPWIEAPSVKSVDSADSGLFEGGENKKRRVSPYTSSNENSPPNRSTEACEKDNCCDAGYYGFYTH, via the exons ATGGGCGGCATAGGCAGACatttttacctcaatatgttgAATGGAACAGACGCGCAAAGTTTTACTAAAGACGCAGAATTAAACAGCCACCTGCACCGGAACCGGGAGTTACAGGACTCGATTCCAAACGCACAGGACAGTTTCTCTTTACCGTTCCACGCTGAGCACCACCAAAGTGTCTCTGGTGGATTCGGATCGCAGACCGGCAGGTTTTACTCACCGGCTCCGCTCGGCAGCTGTCATTTTAACACCCGGAGCGGGACGGGACAGACTTATGTTTCGACCGGAGCGGATGCATATTCAACGAACGGTAAAGAAGTTTACCCGAGCAGCCTAGACGGTTACCCTGCGCCTTTTCAGCACGGGTACCCGCGAACACCGATGTACTCTTTACCTGGTCTACAGGTGtcggggaagacccaggtggTCCTCAACAACTACCCGCTCTGGGCGAAGTTCCACAAATATCAAACAGAGATGATCATAACAAAACAGGGACG GAGGATGTTCCCTTTCCTCAGCTTTAACATCAGCTTGCTGGACCCCTCGGCTCATTACAACATATATGTGGATGTAATTCTTGCCGACCAGCAACATTGGAGGTATCAAGGTGGCAAATGGGTCCAGTGTGGCAAGGCAGAAGGCAATATGCCAG GAAACAGAATGTATATGCACCCAGATTCGCCCAATTCTGGGAATCACTGGATGAGACAGGAAGTTTCCTTTGGCAAATTGAAACTCACCAATAATAAAGGCAGCTCGAACAATGTAGCACAG ATGATAGTGCTCCAGTCACTCCATAAGTACCAACCACGTCTACACATTGTGGAAGTGAAGGAGGATGGAATGGTGGATCCTTTCCTGACCTCTAAGTCTCAGATATTTGTCTTTCCTGAGACTCAGTTCATTGCCGTCACTGCCTACCAGAACGCAGAC ATCACTCAGCTGAAAATAGATCACAACCCTTTTGCTAAAGGTTTTCGGGACAATTATGACAC GCTGTATGCGCCACACGACTCAGACCGCCTCACGCCTTCCCCAACCGAAGGCCAGCAGCTCCTCACAGGTAGTTGTTACCCTCATCAGCCCTACCTGTCTGATCAGTACATGAGCCCCCTGCCTCAAAGTCGGTTCTATGGTCGTGAGCCCATCAGCATGGCCCAGCAATGCCCCAAAGATCCTGCTGCCAGCCCACACAGCCGCTGGTACCTATCCAGCCAGCAGGGGCCCAACTGCCTCGACTTCAATGCGTATGATAGTGAATATGCTTCCAACAGTCTCTACAAGCCAATTGCACTTCAGACATCTCCCCATCACCCACTGAGCTACTATTCTGAAAGCCCCTTTGCCTCTGGGGCGTTGTCTGGTGCCAGCCCAGGACCATGGAGCTCAGGAAGGCCCTCACCGCAGTACCTTAATCATCCCCACCATGGTAAACCCGGGTCCAGCCTGAGCTGGTTTCGAACCATTACGTCCCCAGCCACATCCTCCTCTCCCTCAGCGACAAGCTCACGTTTCCATTCTTCCCCGTCTCTGCTGGAGCTCCAGCGCCAGCCACTGCTCCAGGACAAGTCTAAAGATTCTGGAGAGGACCCCTGGATAGAAGCCCCCTCAGTCAAATCAGTGGACTCAGCTGACTCGGGTTTGTTTGAGGGAGGAGAAAACAAGAAGAGGCGGGTGTCACCTTACACGTCCAGCAATGAAAATTCCCCTCCCAACCGCAGCACAGAAGCTTGTGAAAAGGACAATTGCTGTGATGCAGGATACTATGGCTTCTACACCCACTGA